The following are encoded in a window of Cyanobium sp. ATX 6F1 genomic DNA:
- a CDS encoding ABC transporter ATP-binding protein, translating into MAEVRFQQVSKVFPPRRGSGPVPVLNQLDLTIADGEFLVLVGPSGCGKSTLLRLLAGLENPSAGELFVGERCVTRLRPAQRDVAMVFQSYALYPHLSVADNIGFGLRRSRPRSLVQQLQDGLHQAGRGLPAALRVPSQREDRIERRIAEVAETLELTPLLERRPKELSGGQKQRVALGRAIAREPAVFLMDEPLSNLDAKLRTGTRGQIVELQRRLGTTTLYVTHDQVEAMTMGHRIAVLNQGHLQQLGTPLELYQWPSNLFVAQFIGSPPMNLLPVRAMGGAQVQLGSKRFLVEEPLACALAERAGEELTAGLRPEHLVLAPATNRNLAAEVTHLEALGNELLVSARLQESGHLVQLRADPDQRVVPGQSVHLEVVGSGWRLFDRQGEALKLPSGQAPALPVLPVLPELG; encoded by the coding sequence TTGGCTGAGGTTCGCTTCCAGCAGGTGAGCAAGGTGTTTCCGCCTCGGCGCGGGTCAGGGCCGGTTCCGGTGCTCAACCAGCTGGACCTGACCATCGCCGATGGTGAGTTTCTGGTGCTGGTCGGCCCCTCGGGCTGCGGCAAGAGCACCCTGCTGCGCTTGCTGGCGGGGCTGGAGAACCCCAGCGCCGGTGAGCTGTTCGTGGGCGAGCGCTGCGTCACGAGGCTGCGACCGGCCCAGCGGGATGTGGCGATGGTGTTTCAGAGCTACGCGCTCTACCCCCATCTGAGCGTGGCCGACAACATCGGTTTCGGCCTGCGCCGCAGCCGTCCCCGCAGCCTGGTTCAACAGCTCCAGGACGGCCTGCACCAGGCCGGCCGCGGGCTGCCCGCCGCCCTGCGGGTGCCCTCGCAGCGAGAGGATCGCATCGAACGCCGCATCGCCGAGGTGGCCGAAACCCTTGAGCTCACACCGCTGCTGGAGCGGCGGCCCAAGGAACTCTCCGGCGGCCAGAAGCAGCGGGTGGCCCTGGGCCGGGCGATCGCCCGCGAGCCGGCGGTGTTTCTGATGGATGAGCCGCTCAGCAACCTCGACGCCAAGCTGCGCACGGGCACCCGGGGCCAGATCGTGGAATTGCAGCGCCGCCTGGGCACCACCACCCTTTACGTCACCCACGACCAGGTGGAGGCGATGACCATGGGCCACCGCATCGCCGTGCTCAACCAGGGCCACCTGCAGCAGCTGGGCACGCCGCTGGAGCTCTACCAGTGGCCCTCGAACCTGTTCGTGGCCCAGTTCATCGGCAGCCCGCCGATGAACCTGCTCCCCGTGCGGGCCATGGGCGGCGCCCAGGTGCAGCTGGGCAGCAAGCGCTTTCTGGTGGAGGAGCCGCTGGCATGCGCCCTGGCCGAGCGCGCCGGCGAAGAGCTCACAGCGGGCCTGCGGCCGGAGCATCTGGTGCTCGCCCCCGCCACGAACCGCAACCTGGCGGCGGAGGTGACCCACCTCGAAGCCCTCGGCAATGAGCTGCTGGTCAGCGCCCGCCTGCAGGAAAGTGGCCATCTGGTGCAGCTGCGCGCCGACCCCGACCAGCGCGTGGTGCCCGGCCAGAGTGTTCATCTGGAGGTGGTGGGCAGCGGCTGGCGCCTGTTCGATCGCCAGGGGGAAGCCCTCAAGCTGCCGTCAGGCCAGGCCCCGGCGCTGCCGGTGCTGCCGGTGCTGCCGGAGCTGGGGTGA
- a CDS encoding Calvin cycle protein CP12 gives MNTIDEHILKDLSELEAAKASGDAAKLGHLEDELKQLEEYKAHHPDDSHDPSPLEVYCDLNPDALECRVYDD, from the coding sequence ATGAACACCATCGACGAGCACATCCTCAAGGACCTGAGCGAGCTCGAAGCCGCCAAGGCCTCAGGAGATGCCGCGAAGCTCGGCCATCTGGAAGATGAGCTCAAGCAGCTTGAGGAGTACAAGGCCCACCATCCCGACGACAGCCACGACCCCAGCCCCCTGGAGGTTTACTGCGACCTGAACCCCGACGCCCTCGAGTGCCGGGTCTACGACGACTGA
- the obgE gene encoding GTPase ObgE, which yields MQFIDQARIAVQAGRGGDGIVTFRREKYVPAGGPSGGDGGRGGGIVLQADSNLQTLLDFKYKRQFVAPEGRRGGPNRATGASGQTLIIQVPCGTEVRDLATNILLGDLTEHGQQLLVAAGGRGGLGNAHYLSNRNRAPEKFTEGREGEGWNLQLELKLLAEVGIIGLPNAGKSTLISVLSAARPKIADYPFTTLVPNLGVVRRPSGDGTVFADIPGLIAGAAQGAGLGHDFLRHIERTRLLIHLVDASAEDVVRDLTIVEAELSAYGHGLDMRPRIVALNKIELLLEDQVAELQQQVASHCGQEVLLVSAATAQGLDPLLGRVWRELDRRKLVEAEAAAQSS from the coding sequence TTGCAGTTCATTGATCAGGCACGCATCGCCGTGCAGGCCGGCCGCGGAGGAGATGGCATCGTCACCTTTCGCCGTGAGAAGTACGTGCCCGCCGGCGGCCCATCAGGGGGCGACGGAGGCCGGGGGGGGGGCATCGTGCTGCAGGCCGATAGCAACCTCCAGACCCTGCTCGACTTCAAATACAAGCGTCAGTTCGTGGCTCCCGAGGGCCGCCGCGGCGGTCCCAACCGTGCCACCGGCGCCAGCGGCCAGACCCTGATCATCCAGGTGCCCTGTGGCACGGAGGTGCGTGATCTGGCCACCAACATCCTGCTGGGCGACCTCACCGAGCACGGCCAGCAGCTGCTGGTGGCGGCCGGTGGCCGTGGTGGCCTCGGCAACGCTCACTACCTCAGCAACCGCAACCGGGCGCCGGAGAAGTTCACCGAGGGCAGGGAGGGGGAGGGCTGGAACCTGCAGCTTGAGCTGAAGTTGCTGGCGGAGGTGGGCATCATCGGACTCCCCAACGCCGGCAAGAGCACCTTGATCAGCGTGCTCTCGGCCGCCCGCCCCAAGATCGCCGATTACCCCTTCACCACCTTGGTGCCCAACCTGGGGGTGGTGCGTCGTCCGAGCGGTGATGGCACCGTGTTCGCCGACATCCCCGGATTGATCGCCGGGGCGGCCCAGGGGGCGGGCCTGGGCCACGACTTCCTGCGCCACATCGAGCGCACGCGCCTGCTGATCCATCTGGTGGATGCCAGCGCTGAGGACGTGGTGCGTGATCTGACGATCGTGGAGGCCGAATTGAGCGCCTATGGCCACGGTCTGGACATGCGCCCGAGGATCGTGGCGCTCAACAAGATCGAGCTGCTGCTGGAGGATCAAGTTGCGGAGCTGCAACAACAGGTGGCCAGCCACTGCGGGCAAGAGGTGCTGCTGGTGTCAGCGGCGACGGCCCAGGGCCTCGACCCCCTGCTGGGGAGAGTGTGGAGGGAGCTGGACCGACGCAAGCTGGTGGAGGCTGAGGCTGCGGCTCAGTCGTCGTAG